One Cryobacterium psychrophilum DNA segment encodes these proteins:
- a CDS encoding TadE family type IV pilus minor pilin: protein MRSRWAERSAGDAGTVTAELAIVLPAVVLVLGCCLGAVQVVGQQVRLTDAAADAARALSRGDAPDQVAALVANEVRGAGLAVQTYENFVCARLSVDSSFAAFALTGLRLEARSCALAGGL, encoded by the coding sequence ATGCGCTCACGGTGGGCTGAACGCTCTGCTGGCGACGCGGGAACCGTCACCGCGGAGCTTGCGATCGTCTTGCCGGCGGTCGTGCTCGTGCTCGGCTGTTGCCTCGGTGCTGTGCAGGTGGTCGGGCAGCAGGTGCGCCTGACCGACGCCGCGGCTGACGCTGCCCGAGCGTTGTCTCGCGGCGACGCACCAGATCAGGTGGCGGCGCTTGTGGCGAACGAGGTGCGTGGTGCAGGCCTGGCGGTTCAGACCTACGAGAATTTCGTGTGCGCGCGGCTCAGCGTCGACAGCAGCTTCGCTGCGTTCGCGCTCACCGGGCTGCGTCTCGAGGCCCGGTCGTGCGCGTTGGCTGGCGGGTTGTGA
- the acs gene encoding acetate--CoA ligase, with protein MSVQIDHLLNESRRFAPTPEFSAQSAASPELYADAQADRLGFWSAQSRELLHWHKPFTKTLDWTNPPFAKWFEDGELNVAYNCLDRHVLAGNGDRVALHFEGEPGDSRDITYAELTAEVKRATNVLIKLGVKAGDRVAIYLPMIPEAVISMLAVARLGAVHSVIFGGFSAESLRSRIDDANAVLVITADGGFRKGRVSALKPAVDAALQSGDSSVENVLVVKRTGQDVEWNDRDLWWHDELASVDAEHEAEAFPAENPLFILYTSGTTGAPKGILHTSGGYLTQNAFTHKNVFDLKPETDVYWCTADVGWITGHSYVVYGPLANGATQVLFEGTPDSPHPGRWWEIIEKYKVSILYTAPTAIRTFMKLGRQIPQKFDLTSLRVLGSVGEPINPEAWMWYREVIGGNITPVVDTWWQTETGAIMVSALPGVTETKPGAAQVAIPGIAIDVLDDDGTHVGHGNGGLLVVTEPWPAMLRGIWGDPERFKETYWDKFEGTTGAKGGPLYFAGDGARLDDDGDIWLLGRVDDVMNVSGHRLSTAEIESSLVAHPLTAEAAVVGASDEVTGQAVVAFVVIKFSQAETASHEDINAVLRAHVAQQIGAIARPREIFIVDELPKTRSGKIMRRLLRDVAEGREVGDTSTLADTSVMQIISQKMK; from the coding sequence ATGAGCGTTCAGATCGATCACCTCCTCAACGAATCTCGTCGATTCGCGCCCACTCCGGAGTTTTCTGCGCAGTCCGCAGCGAGCCCGGAACTCTATGCCGATGCTCAGGCTGACCGTCTCGGCTTCTGGTCCGCACAGTCCCGCGAGCTGCTGCACTGGCACAAGCCGTTCACCAAGACCCTCGACTGGACCAACCCGCCCTTCGCGAAGTGGTTCGAAGACGGAGAGCTGAACGTCGCCTACAACTGCCTCGACCGCCACGTGCTTGCCGGTAACGGTGACCGCGTCGCCCTGCACTTCGAGGGCGAGCCCGGCGACTCCCGTGACATCACCTACGCGGAACTCACCGCCGAGGTGAAACGAGCCACCAACGTTCTCATCAAGCTCGGCGTCAAGGCCGGCGACCGCGTCGCCATCTACCTGCCCATGATTCCCGAGGCCGTCATTTCGATGCTCGCCGTGGCTCGCCTCGGCGCCGTGCACTCAGTCATCTTTGGCGGCTTCAGCGCCGAGAGCCTGCGTTCACGCATCGACGACGCCAACGCCGTGCTCGTGATCACCGCAGACGGAGGCTTCCGCAAGGGCCGTGTCTCCGCTCTCAAGCCGGCCGTTGACGCCGCACTGCAGTCGGGGGATTCCTCGGTCGAGAACGTGCTCGTGGTCAAACGCACCGGCCAGGACGTCGAGTGGAACGACCGCGACCTGTGGTGGCATGACGAGCTCGCCTCGGTTGATGCCGAACACGAGGCCGAGGCTTTCCCGGCCGAGAACCCGCTGTTCATCCTCTACACGTCCGGCACTACGGGCGCGCCCAAGGGTATCCTGCACACCAGTGGCGGCTACCTGACGCAGAATGCTTTCACGCACAAGAACGTTTTCGATCTCAAGCCCGAAACGGATGTCTACTGGTGCACCGCCGACGTCGGCTGGATCACCGGGCACAGCTACGTTGTATACGGTCCGCTCGCGAACGGCGCCACGCAGGTTCTGTTCGAAGGCACGCCGGATTCGCCGCACCCCGGCCGCTGGTGGGAGATCATCGAGAAGTACAAGGTGAGCATTCTCTACACGGCGCCCACCGCGATTCGTACGTTCATGAAGCTGGGCCGTCAGATTCCGCAGAAGTTCGACCTCACGAGCCTGCGCGTGCTCGGTTCGGTGGGTGAACCCATCAACCCCGAGGCCTGGATGTGGTACCGCGAGGTCATCGGCGGCAACATCACCCCGGTGGTCGATACCTGGTGGCAGACCGAGACCGGCGCCATCATGGTCTCTGCGCTTCCGGGTGTCACAGAGACGAAACCCGGTGCGGCACAGGTCGCGATCCCCGGTATCGCGATCGACGTCCTCGATGACGACGGCACGCATGTGGGCCACGGCAATGGCGGCCTCCTCGTGGTGACGGAACCGTGGCCCGCCATGCTGCGCGGAATCTGGGGAGACCCGGAGCGCTTCAAGGAAACCTACTGGGACAAGTTCGAGGGCACGACCGGAGCGAAGGGCGGCCCGCTGTACTTCGCCGGCGACGGCGCCCGTCTCGACGACGACGGTGACATCTGGCTGCTCGGGCGGGTGGATGACGTGATGAACGTGTCCGGTCACCGTCTCTCCACTGCGGAGATCGAATCATCGCTCGTCGCGCATCCGCTCACCGCCGAGGCGGCCGTTGTGGGCGCTTCTGACGAGGTCACCGGCCAGGCCGTTGTGGCGTTCGTTGTGATCAAGTTCAGCCAGGCGGAAACCGCGTCGCACGAGGACATCAACGCCGTGTTGCGGGCGCACGTGGCCCAGCAGATCGGTGCGATCGCCCGCCCTCGGGAGATCTTCATCGTGGACGAGCTGCCGAAGACGCGCTCCGGCAAGATCATGCGTCGGTTGCTCCGCGACGTCGCTGAGGGCCGCGAGGTGGGCGACACCTCCACGCTCGCCGACACCTCGGTGATGCAGATCATCTCGCAGAAGATGAAGTAG
- a CDS encoding transglycosylase domain-containing protein translates to MSAKKRTVSGAISGLLAFIGMSAVAGVLVTVAVTPALALSGMTATNTINVFENMPDYLSIDQLAQKSNIYAKQADGTPVLLASFYQQNRVEVASDAISQFVKDAAVTGEDPRFFEHGGIDLQGTVSGAVSTLTGGATRGGSSITQQYVKNVLVQKCEAMNDADKRKSCYNDATEVSIDRKLKEMRLAIGVDKNYAKEDILRQYLNITGFGGTVYGIEAAANYYFNTTAADLTLPQSASLVAIVNNPVKYQLDRPDSETNGAANGYADNKVRRDYILGEMLQYKKISQEDHDAAVASPIEPTITTSATGCQAAGANAYFCNYVTHVLKNDPTFGKDADTRLSNFRRGGYDVFTTLDLDLQNAAIATLDENVPKTMPNWDVGGVVSSVGVGTGKVLAMAQNKDYTQDPNQTGDNFTAINYNTDQNTGGSLGFQPGSTYKVFTLAEWLKAGHTLNERVDSSRKSNWGTFEDSCDGPQTFPGFNPRNDANESGRNYSALQSTIGSINTGFIGMSKELDLCAIRSTAEAFDVHRADGGELEKGASAVLGTNEIAPLTMATAFAGIANNGSTCTPIAIESMVAADGTDLPVPKSVCTQSVEPEVAAGMTYAMSRVMTSGTAQQSYAATSPRVPVIGKTGTTDSAKDTWMSGSSSNVATVVGVVNVSGTYQNQRTTRFPSGYASTARHRMWPDIMSVANAKYGGDAFMEASNAVLRAVQVKVPDLRGKSMSEAKSKLTAAGFEFTDSGAIDSALPEGTVASTNPAGGTTADRGSTVRVSSSNGSGVVIPDTVGKTEAEAKAILTAAPYEFKVTKTDQDVTDPNQNGKVISMSPEGGTGAKPGAAVTIVVGKMTPPAAGTPPGQAAKE, encoded by the coding sequence ATGTCTGCCAAAAAACGTACGGTGAGCGGAGCCATCTCGGGGCTCCTGGCCTTCATCGGTATGAGCGCTGTCGCCGGGGTCCTTGTGACCGTCGCCGTCACGCCCGCCCTGGCCCTCTCGGGTATGACCGCCACCAACACGATCAACGTGTTCGAAAACATGCCGGACTATCTGTCCATCGACCAGCTCGCCCAGAAGAGCAACATCTACGCCAAGCAGGCCGACGGAACCCCCGTGCTCCTCGCCTCCTTCTATCAGCAGAACCGCGTAGAGGTGGCCTCCGACGCCATCAGCCAATTCGTGAAGGACGCCGCCGTCACCGGTGAAGACCCCCGTTTCTTCGAACACGGCGGAATCGACCTGCAGGGAACCGTGAGCGGCGCCGTGTCAACGCTCACCGGCGGTGCAACCCGAGGCGGGTCATCCATTACCCAGCAGTACGTGAAAAACGTGCTCGTGCAAAAGTGCGAGGCCATGAACGACGCCGACAAGCGCAAGTCCTGCTACAACGACGCCACCGAGGTCTCCATCGACCGCAAGCTCAAGGAGATGCGGCTCGCAATCGGCGTGGACAAGAACTACGCGAAGGAAGACATCCTTCGGCAGTACCTGAACATCACCGGCTTCGGCGGAACGGTGTACGGCATCGAAGCCGCCGCGAACTACTACTTTAATACGACTGCGGCGGACCTCACCCTCCCCCAGTCGGCGAGCCTTGTGGCGATCGTGAACAACCCGGTGAAGTACCAGCTTGACCGACCCGACAGTGAAACCAACGGCGCGGCCAACGGTTACGCCGATAACAAGGTGCGTCGCGACTACATTCTCGGCGAGATGCTGCAGTACAAGAAGATCAGCCAGGAAGACCACGACGCAGCAGTCGCATCCCCGATCGAGCCGACCATCACGACCTCGGCCACCGGCTGCCAGGCCGCCGGCGCCAACGCCTACTTCTGCAACTACGTCACGCATGTTCTCAAGAACGACCCCACCTTCGGCAAGGATGCAGACACTCGCCTCTCGAACTTCCGTCGCGGTGGCTATGACGTCTTCACGACCCTTGATCTCGACCTGCAGAATGCGGCCATCGCGACCCTCGACGAGAACGTGCCGAAGACCATGCCCAACTGGGACGTGGGCGGTGTCGTGTCCAGCGTGGGAGTGGGAACCGGCAAGGTGCTGGCGATGGCCCAGAACAAGGACTACACGCAGGACCCGAACCAGACCGGCGACAACTTCACGGCCATCAACTACAACACCGACCAAAACACGGGCGGTTCGCTCGGCTTCCAGCCCGGGTCGACCTACAAGGTCTTCACCCTGGCCGAGTGGCTGAAGGCGGGCCATACGCTCAACGAGCGGGTGGACAGCTCTCGAAAGTCCAACTGGGGAACATTCGAGGACAGTTGCGACGGCCCGCAGACCTTCCCCGGCTTCAACCCGCGCAACGACGCGAACGAGTCCGGCCGCAACTACAGCGCGCTGCAGTCCACGATCGGTTCCATCAACACCGGTTTCATCGGAATGTCCAAGGAGCTTGACCTGTGCGCCATCCGCAGCACGGCCGAGGCCTTCGACGTGCACCGCGCCGACGGCGGCGAATTGGAGAAGGGCGCGAGTGCGGTTCTCGGCACCAACGAGATCGCTCCGCTCACCATGGCCACCGCGTTTGCCGGCATCGCCAACAACGGATCAACCTGCACGCCGATCGCCATCGAGTCGATGGTGGCCGCCGACGGAACCGACCTGCCCGTGCCGAAGTCCGTCTGCACCCAGTCGGTTGAACCCGAGGTCGCTGCCGGAATGACGTACGCCATGTCGCGCGTCATGACCAGTGGAACCGCCCAGCAGTCCTATGCGGCCACATCACCGCGCGTTCCCGTGATCGGCAAGACCGGCACCACCGACTCCGCGAAAGACACCTGGATGAGCGGCTCAAGCAGCAACGTGGCCACGGTTGTCGGCGTCGTGAACGTGAGCGGAACCTACCAAAACCAGCGCACCACTCGCTTCCCGAGCGGCTACGCATCGACCGCGCGACACCGCATGTGGCCCGACATCATGTCGGTCGCCAACGCGAAGTACGGCGGAGACGCATTTATGGAGGCCTCCAACGCCGTGTTGCGGGCCGTTCAGGTGAAGGTGCCCGACCTCCGCGGCAAGTCCATGTCAGAGGCCAAGTCCAAGCTGACAGCCGCCGGCTTTGAGTTCACCGACAGTGGAGCCATCGACTCGGCACTGCCCGAAGGAACAGTCGCGAGCACCAACCCAGCCGGTGGCACCACTGCCGACCGTGGTTCGACGGTCAGGGTGTCCTCGAGCAACGGAAGCGGGGTGGTGATTCCGGACACGGTCGGCAAGACCGAGGCCGAAGCCAAGGCCATACTCACCGCCGCGCCCTATGAGTTCAAGGTCACCAAAACCGACCAGGACGTGACCGACCCGAACCAGAACGGCAAGGTCATCTCGATGTCGCCGGAGGGTGGAACCGGCGCGAAGCCGGGCGCGGCCGTGACCATCGTGGTGGGCAAGATGACGCCGCCCGCTGCCGGGACTCCCCCGGGTCAGGCGGCGAAGGAATGA
- a CDS encoding metallophosphoesterase — protein sequence MTRVSSADILDLLKLQDAVHVARATPSRTGGGGRVVAAASVLVAATGLAAFAWGALVERRRFTLREATVPVLAPGAAPIRVLHISDLHMAPWQRDKQEWIRTLAVLKPDLVVNTGDNLGHADGIDGVAFALAPFKGVPGVFVNGSNDYIGPQPKNPFRYFSGPSKRRDNGGPSDGLDTDKLRGVFADLGWTDINNAAEARDLNGTHVEFFGVDDPHIGRDRLDLITRAIDDMRANDPLADEHWPDPETAAEPRPTVTIGVAHAPYQRVLNSLVNHGAQLILAGHTHGGQVCVPGFGALVTNCDIPRRQVKGLSLWNLGLRTAFLNVSAGLGTSIYAPVRFACRPEATLLTLTAA from the coding sequence ATGACCCGGGTGAGCTCGGCGGACATCCTTGACCTCCTGAAGCTGCAGGACGCCGTGCACGTGGCACGGGCGACCCCCTCTCGCACGGGCGGCGGCGGGCGCGTCGTGGCCGCGGCATCCGTTCTCGTCGCGGCGACCGGACTCGCGGCCTTCGCCTGGGGCGCGCTCGTTGAGCGCCGGCGCTTCACCCTGCGTGAAGCAACCGTGCCCGTGCTCGCGCCCGGGGCGGCGCCGATTCGGGTGCTGCACATCTCCGACCTGCATATGGCCCCGTGGCAGCGGGACAAGCAGGAGTGGATTCGCACTCTCGCGGTGCTGAAGCCCGATCTCGTGGTGAACACGGGCGACAACCTCGGTCACGCAGACGGGATCGACGGCGTTGCGTTTGCCCTCGCGCCGTTCAAGGGCGTGCCCGGCGTGTTCGTGAACGGCTCAAATGACTACATCGGGCCGCAGCCGAAGAACCCATTTCGCTATTTCAGTGGCCCATCGAAGCGGCGGGACAACGGCGGCCCGAGCGACGGCCTCGACACGGACAAGCTGCGCGGTGTCTTCGCTGACCTCGGCTGGACCGATATCAACAACGCCGCGGAAGCGCGTGATCTCAACGGCACGCACGTGGAGTTCTTCGGCGTGGACGACCCGCACATCGGGCGCGATCGTCTCGACCTGATCACGCGTGCGATCGATGACATGCGTGCGAACGATCCCCTGGCCGATGAGCACTGGCCCGACCCGGAGACGGCGGCCGAACCTCGCCCGACGGTGACGATCGGGGTGGCGCATGCGCCCTACCAGCGCGTCTTGAACTCTCTCGTCAACCACGGTGCCCAGCTCATCCTTGCCGGGCACACGCACGGCGGCCAGGTGTGCGTTCCCGGGTTCGGTGCGCTCGTGACCAATTGCGATATTCCCAGACGTCAGGTGAAGGGACTCAGCCTGTGGAATCTGGGGCTCCGCACGGCTTTCCTGAACGTGTCTGCCGGCCTCGGTACCTCGATCTACGCTCCGGTGCGTTTCGCCTGCCGTCCGGAAGCGACCCTGCTCACACTGACTGCGGCCTGA
- a CDS encoding type II secretion system F family protein translates to MPLDEVAAVTQRIAVLLSAGVSPASAWTYLLPEASPEQSAPEQSWPPLQSLGERMPLAGPAPESGQVTADIIRAAVEAASRGQSVADAVAGGARSIGGQVGDAWLGLAAAWAVATAAGAPLATCLRDLAASFRELGQLNRDLQVALAGPRATARLVMGLPVGGIAVGALMGFNALHVLFFTVPGWLCLLGAGGLMHVAARWNRRLVRAATRAEATPGLELDLMAIAMAGGASVDRARSLVQETSERFGIRSRAGTHEPRGDDPMGRVLRLSQRAGVPAAELLRSEASQARRDARSAGQRRSEALAVTLMLPLGVCVLPAFMLVGVVPLVLSILSTTLGSF, encoded by the coding sequence GTGCCCCTGGACGAGGTCGCGGCGGTGACCCAGCGCATCGCGGTGCTGCTCTCCGCGGGCGTGTCTCCCGCTTCGGCGTGGACATACCTGTTGCCGGAAGCGTCGCCCGAGCAGTCGGCGCCTGAACAGTCGTGGCCACCTTTGCAGAGCCTCGGGGAGCGGATGCCTCTTGCCGGTCCCGCACCCGAGTCCGGGCAGGTGACGGCGGACATCATTCGTGCCGCTGTCGAGGCGGCATCCCGGGGCCAAAGCGTGGCCGATGCGGTCGCGGGCGGTGCGCGGTCAATCGGCGGCCAGGTTGGTGACGCCTGGCTCGGACTCGCCGCCGCATGGGCGGTGGCCACCGCAGCGGGGGCGCCGCTCGCCACGTGCCTGCGTGACCTCGCGGCGAGCTTTCGCGAGCTCGGACAGCTGAACCGTGACCTTCAGGTGGCCCTGGCCGGCCCCCGCGCCACCGCACGGCTCGTGATGGGCTTGCCCGTCGGAGGCATCGCGGTGGGCGCCTTGATGGGCTTCAACGCGCTGCACGTGCTCTTTTTCACCGTGCCGGGATGGCTGTGCCTCCTCGGCGCGGGCGGGCTCATGCACGTGGCCGCTCGCTGGAATCGACGCCTCGTGCGCGCTGCCACGCGCGCCGAGGCGACGCCGGGCCTCGAACTTGATCTCATGGCCATCGCCATGGCCGGTGGTGCATCCGTCGACCGGGCGAGAAGCCTTGTGCAGGAGACAAGCGAGCGCTTCGGAATCCGCTCTCGCGCCGGTACGCACGAGCCACGAGGGGACGACCCGATGGGACGGGTGCTGCGATTGTCGCAACGGGCGGGGGTCCCGGCAGCCGAGTTGCTGCGCAGCGAGGCGAGCCAAGCCCGCCGGGATGCGCGCAGCGCGGGGCAGCGGCGGTCGGAGGCACTCGCCGTGACGCTGATGTTGCCCCTCGGGGTGTGCGTGTTACCCGCCTTCATGCTCGTGGGTGTGGTGCCGCTGGTCTTGTCGATTCTCTCCACCACCCTCGGCTCGTTCTGA
- a CDS encoding RidA family protein, whose protein sequence is MSQVEARLLELGIELPPIVPPVAAYVPAMVAGSLVYTAGQLPMVSGALLAAGKVGDGHGLVPAADARTYARLCALNGLAAIKGAIGSLDRITQIVKVTGFVASDPAFTGQPGVVNGASELLAEVFGERGQHARSAVGVAVLPLDAPVEVEFIVAFA, encoded by the coding sequence ATGTCACAGGTTGAGGCTCGTCTACTCGAACTCGGCATCGAACTGCCCCCAATCGTGCCCCCGGTTGCCGCCTATGTGCCTGCCATGGTCGCTGGTTCTTTGGTATACACCGCGGGCCAGCTGCCCATGGTCTCGGGGGCGCTCCTGGCCGCCGGCAAGGTGGGCGACGGACACGGACTCGTTCCGGCCGCCGACGCCAGGACCTACGCGCGCCTGTGCGCCTTGAATGGCCTCGCGGCGATCAAGGGCGCCATCGGTTCCCTCGACCGCATCACGCAGATCGTTAAGGTCACCGGCTTCGTCGCATCCGACCCGGCCTTCACCGGCCAGCCCGGAGTCGTCAACGGCGCCTCGGAGCTGCTCGCCGAGGTCTTCGGCGAGCGGGGCCAGCACGCTCGCTCCGCTGTGGGCGTGGCCGTGCTGCCGCTCGATGCCCCCGTCGAGGTCGAATTCATCGTGGCCTTCGCCTGA
- a CDS encoding Rv3654c family TadE-like protein, with protein MRVGWRVVMAGRGEQDGAGSVLAVGILGATLTFTAVLLPLLAALAMNQSVQNAADASALAAADTVSGFAAGYPCQAAAEAARLGGASVTDCALDGLIATVSVQRRFLVFDLAAEARAGPP; from the coding sequence GTGCGCGTTGGCTGGCGGGTTGTGATGGCCGGGCGTGGCGAGCAAGACGGGGCAGGTTCCGTGCTCGCGGTCGGGATTCTGGGCGCCACGTTGACGTTCACCGCGGTGCTCCTGCCACTGCTCGCGGCGCTCGCCATGAACCAGTCCGTGCAGAACGCAGCGGATGCCTCCGCGCTTGCCGCCGCCGACACCGTCTCGGGATTCGCCGCCGGGTACCCCTGCCAGGCGGCGGCCGAGGCGGCAAGGCTGGGCGGGGCATCCGTTACGGATTGTGCCCTCGACGGCCTCATCGCCACGGTCAGCGTGCAACGGCGCTTCCTCGTGTTCGACCTGGCCGCCGAGGCCAGGGCCGGACCGCCGTGA
- a CDS encoding DUF4244 domain-containing protein: MSPRLSRRLSRPWLSEEHGAATAEYVVATMAAVGFAGLLIVILRGDEVRSILTDLVRNALTVG; the protein is encoded by the coding sequence TTGTCCCCCCGCCTGTCCAGGCGGCTGAGTCGCCCGTGGCTCAGCGAGGAACATGGCGCCGCAACCGCCGAGTATGTTGTCGCGACGATGGCGGCCGTGGGCTTCGCGGGCCTGCTCATCGTGATCCTGCGCGGCGACGAGGTACGTTCCATCCTCACGGACCTCGTGCGCAATGCGCTCACGGTGGGCTGA
- a CDS encoding TadA family conjugal transfer-associated ATPase: MTEPFIAVPSYYVPSAAAAVAPQLLPAVPADVERSDAVRAEALGPLARYAADPLVTDLFVNGESGLWADVGTGLERESDWRCSEAEARQLAVRLIALGGRHLDEASPCVDVRLAEGIRVHAVLPPASSSGTLISVRLPRRERLSLADLSAAGLLGREPAASAVLERLRLAVADRENLLVTGAAGTGKTTLLAALLGEAPPGERIVVIEDVAELRVAHPHVVGLEARQANLEGAGRIGLEALVREALRMRPDRLVLGECRGAEVRDLLTALNTGHDGGAGTLHANSLEDVAARLEALGALAGMSAEAVARQTVSAIGLVLHLERYGARRLLTRMGRFELDDRDRLVVVPA, translated from the coding sequence ATGACCGAGCCATTCATCGCTGTTCCTTCCTATTACGTGCCGAGTGCGGCGGCTGCCGTTGCCCCGCAGCTCCTGCCGGCCGTGCCTGCCGATGTGGAGCGGTCGGATGCCGTGCGGGCCGAGGCCCTCGGCCCGCTCGCGCGGTACGCAGCCGATCCGCTCGTTACCGATCTGTTCGTCAATGGGGAATCCGGTCTGTGGGCTGATGTCGGCACGGGCCTCGAGCGCGAGTCGGACTGGCGATGCTCAGAGGCCGAGGCGAGGCAACTGGCCGTTCGGCTCATCGCCCTCGGCGGGCGTCATCTCGACGAGGCGAGTCCGTGCGTCGACGTGCGGCTTGCCGAGGGCATCCGCGTGCACGCCGTTCTTCCTCCTGCCTCCAGCTCTGGAACGTTGATCTCGGTGCGACTGCCCCGCCGCGAGCGTCTGAGCCTCGCCGACCTGAGTGCTGCCGGATTGCTCGGGAGGGAACCGGCGGCATCCGCTGTGCTCGAACGGTTGCGCCTGGCCGTGGCCGACCGCGAGAACCTGCTCGTGACCGGCGCGGCGGGGACCGGCAAGACCACCCTGCTCGCGGCGCTGCTCGGTGAAGCGCCCCCGGGGGAGCGCATTGTGGTGATCGAAGACGTGGCCGAGCTGCGCGTGGCGCATCCGCACGTGGTGGGGCTTGAAGCTCGGCAGGCCAACCTCGAGGGGGCCGGGCGCATCGGGCTTGAAGCCCTCGTGCGCGAGGCGCTGCGCATGCGGCCCGACCGGCTGGTGCTCGGGGAATGTCGGGGAGCCGAGGTGCGGGACCTGCTGACGGCACTCAACACGGGTCACGATGGCGGAGCGGGAACCCTGCACGCCAATTCACTCGAAGATGTGGCCGCGCGGCTCGAGGCTCTTGGTGCGCTCGCCGGAATGAGCGCGGAGGCGGTCGCGCGGCAAACCGTGAGTGCCATCGGACTCGTGCTGCACCTCGAGCGATACGGCGCACGTCGCCTGCTCACCCGAATGGGCCGCTTCGAGCTTGATGACCGCGATCGTCTCGTGGTGGTGCCGGCGTGA
- a CDS encoding DUF4177 domain-containing protein — MPTWEYLTTPLMIHNTAAILNNWGSDGWELVQVVTGPEGGLVAYMKRPIVAATVAGA; from the coding sequence ATGCCCACCTGGGAGTACCTCACAACGCCGTTGATGATTCACAACACCGCCGCGATCCTGAACAACTGGGGCTCTGACGGGTGGGAACTCGTTCAGGTTGTCACCGGACCGGAAGGTGGGCTCGTGGCGTATATGAAGCGTCCGATCGTGGCCGCAACCGTGGCAGGGGCCTAG